The Plasmodium reichenowi strain SY57 chromosome 2, whole genome shotgun sequence DNA segment tttttattattattattattattgttgttattattattattgttattattcttatttgtaatttttaatattgaAGAGATTTCCTCATAAGAATAATTTGGGAAAGAATATGCATGTAGCGATATGTTTAGAGCTATTAAGATTCCGAAcgtaataaatataacttcacatatatttatagttaaattgtaaaaatgtaatattttctttttatttagGATTTTGTCTGAAAAAATATGTGTGTccttaaatatattgatttcatcttttagacggaaataatataaaaagaaataagaataagaagaataaaaaaattggGATATGTCTATAAAATCAATAGAAACATGagtaataattaaaaagaataatatatgttctatgctaattttatgtatatttaaaatataaaaatcatttatataaaataaaagaatgTAAACTAAAATAGTTATAAGAATACATATAGTAACAATCATAAGTTTTTTATTGAATGTATTATAGTATTGTGAGATATATGAAGAATAAGCATTgtaactatatatataattattattattattaagaaaaacactactactattataatcattatgGTTGTTGTCCATTATAATCTTGTCCTTTTTAGTgatattcataatatattgaggaaatgataaaaaataaattaatgttatttttgttactatgctatatatatatattatatacatttgaatattatttatagaCCTTATAAGGAAATATGttaaacatattaataatataatatctactaataataaaaatattttatttatatttatattccaggataatataaattcttgtaatgaaaaaacaataaataatattatttttaaaaagaaaatcaCTCCTTTCATTTTGAcacatttaaataaataaaaaaaaaaaaacatataaaaagggaaaaatacataaatatatacatacatatatatgtatatatcaCATATGTGACATTTTgcatattttattatttttttttttcttattaaaattttgGAATAGCAAGTATACATAATTGgtcttttatttttctgtaccttaatttatttattttatataatacgtaaaataaaaggaaGAAATAGTACTtacgaaaaaaaataaaaaaataaataaaatgaaaaagattatatatatatatattatatatatattatacatattagAGNNNNNNNNNNNNNNNNNNNNNNNNNNNNNNNNNNNNNNNNNNNNNNNNNNNNNNNNNNNNNNNNNNNNNNNNNNNNNNNNNNNNNNNNNNNNNNNNNNNNNNNNNNNNNNNNNNNNNNNNNNNNNNNNNNNNNNNNNNNNNNNNNNNNNNNNNNNNNNNNNNNNNNNNNNNNNNNNNNNNNNNNNNNNNNNNNNNNNNNNNNNNNNNNNNNNNNNNNNNNNNNNNNNNNNNNNNNNNNNNNNNNNNNNNNNNNNNNNNNNNNNNNNNNNNNNNNNNNNNNNNNNNNNNNNNNNNNNNNNNNNNNNNNNNNNNNNNNNNNNNNNNNNNNNNNNNNNNNNNNNNNNNNNNNNNNNNNNNNNNNNNNNNNNNNNNNNTTTTTTCTTTGGAAGAGATTATGAAGGGTAGGCGATTATGCGAACAATTGAATAAGTGCATGTGGAATCAACTTGTAGTATCGAGGAAGTGTGTAAAGAAGTTTGTTTGTAATTATTCAACAAAGATTAGTCCAATAGAGatatcaaaaatattagaAAAGAAATTTGAATCTTTTAATTTCAAAACGTCTTCTAACGAAGTTGGTTATGTGCTGAGTGTTGGTGATGGTATATGTCGAGCTTATGGATTGAACAATGTAAAATCTTCTGAGTTGGTAGAGATACATAATGAGGATGATAAAGGGAGTGTTACGTATGGAATGGCTACGAATTTAGAATATGATAATGTAGGAATTGTAATATTTGGAAATgatagaaatataaaagaaggAGATGTAATAAAACGTACAAATCGAATTATAGATGTTAATGTTGGATATGAATTATTAGGTAGGGTAGTTGATGCATTGGGTAATTGTATAGATGGAGAGAAGAATGTCGTTACTAAGGAGAGAAGgaaaatagaaataaagGCACCAGGTATTATAGCGAGAAAAAGTGTGAATGAATCTATTATTACTGGTATTAAATGTATTGATAGTTTAGTACCTATAGGGAGAGGCCAGCGTGAATTGATTATCGGAGATAGACAAACAGGGAAAACAGCAATAGCCATAGATGCTATTATTCATCAgaagaatataaatgataatgtTATTAATGACAATGAAAAAGtttattgtatatatgttgCTATTGGACagaaaaaaagtaatattGCTAAATTAgttaatttattaaaaaaatatgatgcTTTAAAATATACTATTATTGTAAATTCGAGTGCTTCTGATGCTTCTCCTTTACAATTTCTTGCACCTTATACAGGATGTGCAATGGCTGAATTTTTTCGAGACAATGGAAAACATGcattaattatttttgatGATTTAAGTAAACAAGCTGTTGCTTATCGACAACTgtctttattattaagaaGACCCCCAGGAAGAGAAGCATATCCCGgtgatattttttatatacattcCAAGTTATTAGAAAGATCTTCCAAGTTGaatgataatttaaaagGAGGGAGTTTAACAGCTTTACCGATTATCGAGacattaaataatgatgtCTCAGCATATATACCTACTAATGTTATATCTATTACAGATGGACAAATATTTTTAGAAAGtgaattattttataaaggAATTATACCTGCGATTAATGTAGGTCTAAGTGTTTCAAGAATTGGTAGTAGTGCTCAATATAATtgtatgaaaaaattagCATCATCCATGAAACTTGAATTAGCTCAATTCAGAGAAATCGTTGCCTTCTCTCAATTTGGATCCGATTTAGATGTATCCACAAAAAAATTGATTGAGAAAGGTAAAATATTAAcagaaatattaaaacaaaaacaatATTCTCCTGTTCATATAAGCTATCAGATATGTTTAATTTATGCAGCTACAAAAGATTATCTTCTTAATCTTCCTATAGAAAAAGTACAAGATTTtgaaacaaaatattttgattaCTTGGATAACAATTATCTTGATgtcttaaaaaaaattcaatCCAATTGTCACTTATCCGAAGTAGAGGATCAGATAAAGGAAAGTATACAAAAGTTTCTAGAgctttataaaaatgaagcatgaaaaaaaaaaaaaaaaaaaaaaaaaaaaaaaaaattttNNNNNNNNNNNNNNNNNNNNNNNNNNNNNNNNNNNNNNNNNNNNNNNNNNNNNNNNNNNNNNNNNNNNNNNNNNNNNNNNNNNNNNNNNNNNNNNNNNNNNNNNNNNNNNNNNNNNNNNNNNNNNNNNNNNNNNNNNNNNNNNNNNNNNNNNNNNNNNNNNNNNNNNNNNNNNNNNNNNNNNNNNNNNNNNNNNNNNNNNNNNNNNNNNNNNNNNNNNNNNNNNNNNNNNNNNNNNNNNNNNNNNNNNNNNNNNNNNNNNNNNNNNNNNNNNNNNNNNNNNNNNNNNNNNNNNNNNNNNNNNNNNNNNNNNNNNNNNNNNNNNNNNNNNNNNNNNNNNNNNNNNNNNNNNNNNNNNNNNNNNNNNNNNNNNNNNNNNNNNNNNNNNNNNNNNNNNNNNNNaaaaaacataaaaaaaataaaaaaaaaaaaaaaaaaaaaaaaaaaaaaaaaaaaaaaatattatatattaataagaatataacAAAAGGTGCGCTATAAAATAATcgacaaaaaaaatta contains these protein-coding regions:
- a CDS encoding ATP synthase F1, alpha subunit, putative encodes the protein MKGRRLCEQLNKCMWNQLVVSRKCVKKFVCNYSTKISPIEISKILEKKFESFNFKTSSNEVGYVLSVGDGICRAYGLNNVKSSELVEIHNEDDKGSVTYGMATNLEYDNVGIVIFGNDRNIKEGDVIKRTNRIIDVNVGYELLGRVVDALGNCIDGEKNVVTKERRKIEIKAPGIIARKSVNESIITGIKCIDSLVPIGRGQRELIIGDRQTGKTAIAIDAIIHQKNINDNVINDNEKVYCIYVAIGQKKSNIAKLVNLLKKYDALKYTIIVNSSASDASPLQFLAPYTGCAMAEFFRDNGKHALIIFDDLSKQAVAYRQLSLLLRRPPGREAYPGDIFYIHSKLLERSSKLNDNLKGGSLTALPIIETLNNDVSAYIPTNVISITDGQIFLESELFYKGIIPAINVGLSVSRIGSSAQYNCMKKLASSMKLELAQFREIVAFSQFGSDLDVSTKKLIEKGKILTEILKQKQYSPVHISYQICLIYAATKDYLLNLPIEKVQDFETKYFDYLDNNYLDVLKKIQSNCHLSEVEDQIKESIQKFLELYKNEA